In one window of Macadamia integrifolia cultivar HAES 741 chromosome 2, SCU_Mint_v3, whole genome shotgun sequence DNA:
- the LOC122066219 gene encoding pollen receptor-like kinase 3, translating to MAAVRLLQLSSTSFFNGFSVFLFSILLFVTSLPMVFSMPDADALLKLKESFQNADGLDSWSSGSTPCSEENPWTGVVCVKGIITGLRLGRMGLSGKIDIDALSEIPGIRSLSFLNNDFTGPIPEFNRLGALKAIFLSGNRFSGDIPSDFFSTMGSLKKIWLSQNAFTGEIPSSLASVPHPIEIHLEDNRFSGKIPPIEQTSLKSFNASNNRLEGEIPESLSKFDESCFAGNNDLCGTQVGKVCGAQPKPAATDNATPATTEEAPKVPHSSSGNNVAVAVGTLAVVILLLVVAAIVVGRRREEEFDVLGRENLDEAVELHVASSGSSRKAMGSGRKASVSSRRGSQNGKGGNGMGDLVVVNNTKGVFGLPDLMKAAAEVLGNGGLGSSYKAVMANGVAVVVKRMRDINRLGKDGFDQEIKRLGRLRHPNILTPLAYHFRKDEKLLVYEYIPKGSLLYLLHGDRGPCHAELDWPARLKIVQGIARGMGYLHSQLGSLELPHGNLKSSNVLLGQDYQPLLADYGYCSLVSPTQAAQAMFAYKTPESLQYRLVSTKCDVYCLGIIILEILTGKFPSQYLNHGKGGTDVVQWVQTAMLEKRETELFDPEIAGSRNSLGEMERLLHIGAACTEQSPEQRLDMKEAIRRIEEIHVEGGGQDGGDRVIQMAPSLRDGYADQSSHAMNVREVYGDQVSTRRSGQDYGDRTGRGNGDSFAFAIS from the exons ATGGCCGCTGTTCGCCTTCTCCAGTTATCATCCACCTCATTCTTCAACGGTTTCAgcgttttccttttttctattctcCTCTTTGTCACTTCCCTTCCAATGGTTTTCTCCATGCCCGACGCCGACGCTCTTCTCAAGCTCAAGGAATCCTTCCAGAATGCAGACGGCCTTGACTCTTGGTCCTCTGGTTCTACCCCTTGTTCGGAGGAAAATCCCTGGACCGGCGTCGTCTGCGTCAAGGGCATCATCACCGGCCTTCGCCTTGGCCGAATGGGTCTCTCCGGGAAGATCGACATCGACGCCCTCAGCGAGATTCCCGGAATTCGTAGTCTCAGCTTCCTCAATAATGACTTCACTGGCCCCATCCCGGAGTTCAATCGCCTCGGTGCTCTTAAGGCTATCTTCTTGTCCGGCAACAGGTTTTCCGGAGATATCCCATCTGATTTCTTCTCCACGATGGGGTCTTTGAAGAAGATCTGGCTTTCCCAGAATGCATTCACAGGGGAAATCCCATCCTCCCTGGCCTCTGTTCCTCATCCCATTGAGATTCATCTCGAGGACAATCGATTCTCAGGCAAGATCCCACCCATCGAACAGACAAGTCTGAAATCCTTCAATGCCTCCAACAACAGATTGGAAGGGGAAATCCCTGAGTCCCTATCGAAATTCGACGAGAGCTGTTTTGCAGGGAACAATGATCTCTGTGGTACACAAGTGGGCAAGGTTTGTGGTGCCCAGCCAAAGCCAGCGGCAACGGATAACGCCACACCAGCAACGACTGAGGAGGCTCCAAAGGTGCCGCACTCGTCATCCGGCAACAATGTGGCTGTCGCCGTAGGTACATTGGCTGTGGTGATCCTTTTACTGGTGGTGGCGGCCATAGTGGTGGGAAGACGAAGGGAGGAGGAGTTCGACGTGTTGGGTAGGGAGAACCTGGATGAAGCCGTGGAATTGCACGTCGCATCGTCGGGCTCCAGCCGAAAAGCTATGGGATCTGGCCGTAAGGCTTCCGTGTCCAGCAGAAGAGGATCACAAAACGGAAAGGGCGGAAATGGGATGGGAGATTTGGTGGTGGTGAACAATACGAAGGGTGTATTTGGGCTCCCTGACTTGATGAAGGCAGCGGCCGAGGTCTTGGGAAATGGCGGATTGGGGTCTTCCTATAAGGCAGTCATGGCCAACGGGGTAGCCGTGGTGGTGAAGAGAATGAGAGACATTAATAGGCTTGGAAAAGATGGTTTCGATCAGGAGATCAAGCGACTCGGGAGACTAAGGCATCCTAACATCTTGACGCCATTGGCTTACCATTTTCGCAAAGATGAGAAGCTTTTGGTATACGAATACATTCCGAAAGGAAGCTTGTTGTATCTCTTGCATG GTGATCGTGGACCTTGTCATGCGGAGCTCGACTGGCCAGCCCGTCTAAAGATTGTGCAAGGAATTGCGAGAGGGATGGGTTATCTCCACAGCCAACTGGGTTCGCTGGAGCTTCCACACGGCAATCTCAAGTCAAGTAATGTGTTGCTTGGCCAAGATTATCAGCCATTGCTTGCAGATTATGGCTATTGCTCGCTGGTGAGCCCGACCCAAGCCGCCCAAGCCATGTTCGCGTACAAGACACCCGAGTCTTTACAATACCGTCTTGTGTCCACCAAATGTGACGTCTACTGCCTTGGAATCATAATCCTCGAGATACTCACCGGCAAATTCCCTTCTCAATATCTAAACCACGGTAAGGGTGGCACCGACGTCGTCCAGTGGGTTCAAACAGCGAtgttggagaagagagaaaccgAGTTGTTCGATCCTGAGATTGCAGGCTCCAGGAACTCTCTCGGGGAGATGGAACGGCTACTCCACATCGGTGCGGCCTGCACAGAGCAGAGTCCTGAACAGCGACTTGACATGAAAGAAGCCATTAGGAGGATAGAAGAGATACATGTGGAAGGAGGAGGTCAGGACGGTGGTGATAGAGTGATTCAAATGGCTCCATCTTTGAGAGATGGATATGCTGATCAGTCTTCCCACGCAATGAATGTGCGTGAGGTTTATGGTGATCAGGTCTCAACAAGGCGATCTGGCCAGGACTATGGAGATCGAACAGGGCGAGGCAATGGTGATAGCTTCGCCTTTGCCATTTCATAA